In Seonamhaeicola sp. S2-3, the genomic window TATTTTTCCCTTCTACGCTTATATCAAATGCGGTTACTTTAAGGCCTTTTTTAGCTGCATAAACAGCATTTCTACCTTCACCTTCTGCGGGCAGTAATATTGTACCTTTAATTTTTAGTTTATTTATGCTTTCTTTAAAAAATTGATTAGGCGCTGTTCCGTAAGCAAATTCCTTTTCTTTATATCTGTTGTTCCAAAAAGCTTCCATTATAATTTTTATGTTTTATAGAACAAAATTTTAACCACAATTTTTACATACCCCAGTAATAACACAGTTTATATTTTCAATCAAATATCCTTTTGGAACTGAAAAATCTACTTTGTCAGGAAGACACTCTATGGTATTACATAGCCTACATTTAAAATGAAAATGCTGGTGCAAAGGCTCCGTTTTCTTTCTAGTACCGCCTAATGCAAAATACTGCTTA contains:
- a CDS encoding Fur family transcriptional regulator; protein product: MKRRNTPTKEAVLQVLTRAGKAMSQDAIEQEITIDINRATIYRVLNRFCEDGILHKVIAEDGKQYFALGGTRKKTEPLHQHFHFKCRLCNTIECLPDKVDFSVPKGYLIENINCVITGVCKNCG